The Nakamurella antarctica genomic interval CTGGGATTTCGCAGCCTTGGTACCGCTGGATCGGCGACGCCGGAAAGCACATCGGCATCGAGCACTTCGGAGCATCCGCCGATGCTGCCACCCTGTTCCGCGAGTTTGGCATCACTGCCGATGCTGTAGTCGCAGCGGCCAAGCAGTCCATCATCGACGCTTCCTAGGATTTCTGCGCCCGTGGTGCGTCGAGCAGAATCGGCGCACCCGGGAGCGCTTTTTCACCCCCGTCAAAATCGGGGTATCCATTTCATGGCCGGTACACAGCACCACGGAGACCGGCCTCCACGAGGAGAAGAAGGTTTCCATGAGTAACGACCGCCTTGCCGATCTGACAGCAGCCGGAGTGTCGCTGTGGCTCGATGATCTGTCCCGCAACCGCATCAAGTCTGGTGACTTGGAAAACCTGATTGCCACCAAGCACATCAGCGGAGTCACCACCAACCCCACTATCTTCGCTGGCGCGCTTTCCAAGGGCGAGGCTTATGCCGAGCAGGTCGCCGTGCTAGCCAAGTCTGGCGCCACCGTGGACGAGGCTGTTCGGGCACTGACCACCGATGACGTCCGGGACGCCGCCGATATTTTCGCTGGTGTTTTTGCGGCCACCGACGGGGTTGACGGGCGCGTCTCCATCGAGGTGGAGCCAGGCCTGGCAAACGACACCGAAGCCACCACCAAGCAGGCACGCGAGCTGTCCGACACCGTCGACCGGCCGAACCTCTTGGTGAAGATCCCGGCCACCGTCCAGGGTTTGAGTTCCATCACTGCGACGCTTGCCGAAGGCATCAGCGTGAACGTGACATTAATTTTCTCGCTGGACCGGTACGCCGCTGTGATCGAGGCCTTTATCGAAGGCATCAAGCAGGCCCAAGCCGCAGGCAAGGACGTCAGCAAGATCCATTCCGTGGCCTCATTCTTCGTCTCCCGCGTTGACAGCGAAATAGACAAGCGTCTGGATGCGATCGGGACCGAAGACGCCAAGTCGCTCAAGGGCAAGGCAGCTATCGCTAATGCTCGGTTGGCCTACGAACTCTTCGAGAAGCGCTTTGCGGCAGCAGATTGGGCGCCGTTCGCCGCCGAGGGCGCTCACGCACAACGGCCCCTGTGGGCTTCGACCGGCGTGAAGGATCCCGCCTATGACGACACCCAATATGTTGTCGAGCTTGTAGCACCGGGCACGGTCAACACCGCCCCGGAGAAGACAATCGACGCCGTCGCCGACCACGGGGTCGTCCGCGGTGACACCATCGACGGTAGCTACGACGCCGCACGGCAGGTTTTCGCTGATCTGGGCGCCGTCGGCATCGACCTCGATGACGTTTACGAGATTTTGGAAACCGAAGGCGTTTCCAAGTTCATCGTTTCCTGGGGCGAACTGCTGGAAACCGTCAAGACGGCATTGGCTGCCGCCAAGGCCTGATGCGCTGCTGAAGCGGAGCGGTCGGCGCCCCGATGTCCTCGACCTCTCTGCTTCTCTCATCCCCCGCCCTGACCGGGCGGGTAAATCTTGCGAACAGGAAAGACCCACCACTCATGCCGGTCACGACGAATCCGCTACGCGATCCACGGGACAAACGTCTCCCCCGCATCGCCGGCCCCTCCGGCATTGTCATTTTTGGCGTCACCGGGGACCTTTCCCGCAAGAAACTGATGCCTGCCATCTACGACCTCGCCAACCGCGGGTTGCTACCGCCCGGATTCTCTCTCGTTGGTTTTGCGCGCCGCGACTGGGCTAACGAGGACTTCGGCACCGTAGTGCACGATGCGGTGAAACAGTATGCGCGGACGCCATTCTCGGAGGAAGTCTGGCGGCACCTGGCCGAGGGCTTCCGTTTTGTCCAGGGCACCTTCGATGATGACGGCGCCTTCGACACGCTGGCTGCGACACTCAAGGAGCTGGACGACACTCGTGGCACCGGCGGCAACCATGCCTTCTACTTCTCCATCCCGCCGAGCTCATTCCCGGTGGTGTGCAAGCAACTTGCCCGCTCCGGACTCGCTGCCCATACTCCGGATCAGTGGCGCCGAGTCGTCATCGAGAAGCCATTCGGGCACGACTTAGCCAGTGCGCAGGATCTCAACACGGTGGTGAACTCGGTGTTCCCACCGGAGTCCGTATTCCGCATCGACCATTACCTTGGCAAGGAGACCGTCCAGAACCTGCTGGCGCTTCGTTTTGCCAACCAACTATTCGAGCCGATCTGGAATGCCCACTACGTCGACCATGTGCAGATCACCATGGCCGAGGACATCGGTATTGGTGGGCGGGCGGGATATTACGACGGCATTGGGGCCGCCCGCGATGTCATCCAGAATCACCTGATTCAACTTCTCGCTTTGACCGCGATGGAGGAGCCGGTCTCGTTCGAGCCCAAAGACCTTCGCGCAGAGAAGACGAAAGTCCTTTCTCAGGTGCAACTCCCGAAAGATTTGCTGGCCTCTACTGCCCGTGGGCAATACACCGGCGGTTGGCAGGGCGGTGCTAAAGTGGTCGGATATTTGGAGGAGGACGGTATTTCGCCATCGTCGACCACCGAAACCTTCGCGGCTGTCAAGCTTCTCGTGGATACTCGCAGATGGGCCGGGGTCCCGTTTTACCTGCGTACTGGCAAACGGCTGGGACGTCGGGTCAGCGAGATCGCGATGGTCTTCAAACGCGCGCCGCACCTGCCGTTTTCCCATACCGACACCGAAGAACTGGGCGCCAACGCGATCGTCATCCGCGTCCAACCCGACGAGGGCGTCACTATCCGCTTCGGTTCCAAAGTGCCGGGGCCGAGCATGGAAGTCCGCGACGTGAGCATGGACTTCTCCTACGGACAGTCATTTACCGAGGCTTCTCCCGAGGCCTACGAGCGGTTGATTCTCGACGTGCTGCTCGGCGAGCCATCCTTGTTCCCGCAGGATGAAGAAGTCGAATTGTCCTGGAAAATCCTGGATCCGATCGAAAAGGCATGGAGCCGCAAGGGAACCCAGCCCGACTCCTACCAGTCCGGTACCTGGGGCCCCGCCTCTGCGGATGCCATGATGGCCCGCGATGGCCGCGTCTGGCGTCGACCGTGATGATGCCGCGGAGTTTTCTTCTCGCTATTACTGCTCGCGATAAAGGAGCGACCTCATGATCATCGACCTGCCTTCCACCACCACCTCAGCAATCAACAAGTCGCTAGTAAGCCTTCGTGAGCAAGGCGGCGCGGTCACGACCGGGCGAGTGTTGACGATGGTGATCGTCACCGACGAGGGGGCTTCCGAAGAAGCCATTGCTGCGGCCAACGAAGCGTCCTTTGAGCATCCCTGTCGCGTGATCGTGATCGCGAAAGGAAATAGGCGGGGCATCGCACGGCTGGATGCACAAATTCGCGTGGGCGGTGATGCGGGCGCGAGCGAAGTCATTGTGTTGCGCCTCTTCGGGGAGCTGACCGGACACGGCGCTTCGGCCACCGTCCCGCTGCTGCTGCCCGATGCT includes:
- the tal gene encoding transaldolase, whose protein sequence is MSNDRLADLTAAGVSLWLDDLSRNRIKSGDLENLIATKHISGVTTNPTIFAGALSKGEAYAEQVAVLAKSGATVDEAVRALTTDDVRDAADIFAGVFAATDGVDGRVSIEVEPGLANDTEATTKQARELSDTVDRPNLLVKIPATVQGLSSITATLAEGISVNVTLIFSLDRYAAVIEAFIEGIKQAQAAGKDVSKIHSVASFFVSRVDSEIDKRLDAIGTEDAKSLKGKAAIANARLAYELFEKRFAAADWAPFAAEGAHAQRPLWASTGVKDPAYDDTQYVVELVAPGTVNTAPEKTIDAVADHGVVRGDTIDGSYDAARQVFADLGAVGIDLDDVYEILETEGVSKFIVSWGELLETVKTALAAAKA
- the zwf gene encoding glucose-6-phosphate dehydrogenase — protein: MPVTTNPLRDPRDKRLPRIAGPSGIVIFGVTGDLSRKKLMPAIYDLANRGLLPPGFSLVGFARRDWANEDFGTVVHDAVKQYARTPFSEEVWRHLAEGFRFVQGTFDDDGAFDTLAATLKELDDTRGTGGNHAFYFSIPPSSFPVVCKQLARSGLAAHTPDQWRRVVIEKPFGHDLASAQDLNTVVNSVFPPESVFRIDHYLGKETVQNLLALRFANQLFEPIWNAHYVDHVQITMAEDIGIGGRAGYYDGIGAARDVIQNHLIQLLALTAMEEPVSFEPKDLRAEKTKVLSQVQLPKDLLASTARGQYTGGWQGGAKVVGYLEEDGISPSSTTETFAAVKLLVDTRRWAGVPFYLRTGKRLGRRVSEIAMVFKRAPHLPFSHTDTEELGANAIVIRVQPDEGVTIRFGSKVPGPSMEVRDVSMDFSYGQSFTEASPEAYERLILDVLLGEPSLFPQDEEVELSWKILDPIEKAWSRKGTQPDSYQSGTWGPASADAMMARDGRVWRRP